From Nicotiana tabacum cultivar K326 chromosome 22, ASM71507v2, whole genome shotgun sequence, one genomic window encodes:
- the LOC107812147 gene encoding protein STRUBBELIG-RECEPTOR FAMILY 6-like: MSLVVIQVVMVALLFVSNHSFANAGTDPSDASALRVMYSSLNSPAQLTKWNSSDGSDPCGESWKGITCYGNRVNEIHLSGLGLSGSMGYQLTSLTSVINFDISNNNLGNQIPYQLPPNVQKLNLAGNGFTGGLPYSISQMASLQYLNVSHNQIQGELNDMFGSLSSLNTLDISFNSMTGKLPQSFQSLTSMKKIYLQNNQYTGNIDVLANLPLDNLNLENNQFTGAIPEKLRGILQRSNSNTGSSGPAPPSPPGTSPANRSSNRSHKSGGNGSPFTGGGSSDRDEKSGISGGGVAGIVISVSVVGAVAVIFSIKKRHRKSSTDIEKLDVQPIALHPQEERERKLSQNSSTTSMKAVETPTSATLRPPPINPHKSFNGDTISAKPIVPQNETHTDQMNVLQYSFADLQMATDRFSDENLIGEGSIGSVYQAHFDNGEVLTVKKINSTELRNPEDFLNQVSDISRMHHPNVTELIGYCSEHGQYLLIYEFYRTGSLHDFLHRMDEEDGTRLTWDSRLKIALGTARALEYQHEACSPSLVHKNVKSENILLDTDLNPHLSDSGLANLIADTDQGLNTESGYGAPEAAISGKCSTKSDVYSFGVVMLELFSGRKPFDCSRPRSEQSLVRWATPQLHDIDALEKMVDPALVGLYSVKSLSRFADVIALCVQPEPEFRPPMSEVVQALVRLVQRANLSKRLHGIDQD; encoded by the exons ATGAGCTTGGTGGTGATCCAAGTGGTAATGGTGGCTCTTCTCTTCGTAAGTAATCACAGCTTCGCCAATGCCGGCACGGATCCATCTGACG CTTCTGCCCTGAGAGTAATGTATAGCTCCCTAAATTCACCGGCGCAGCTTACAAAGTGGAACTCATCTGACGGTAGTGATCCTTGTGGAGAGTCCTGGAAAGGCATTACTTGCTACGGCAATAGAGTTAATGAAAT CCATTTATCCGGTCTAGGACTCTCTGGATCAATGGGATACCAATTAACTAGTCTGACATCTGTGATCAACTT TGACATAAGCAACAATAATCTGGGAAACCAGATACCTTATCAGCTTCCTCCAAATGTGCAGAAACT TAACCTTGCTGGTAATGGTTTTACTGGCGGCTTACCTTATTCGATTTCACAAATGGCTTCCCTTCAATACTT AAATGTGAGCCAtaatcaaattcaaggagaactGAATGACATGTTTGGATCACTTTCTTCTCTCAATACATT GGATATCTCTTTCAATTCAATGACCGGTAAACTTCCTCAAAGCTTCCAGTCACTGACTAGTATGAAGAAAAT CTACCTGCAGAACAACCAGTATACAGGAAATATTGATGTCCTCGCCAATCTTCCTCTTGACAATCT GAATCTTGAAAACAATCAGTTTACTGGCGCGATACCTGAGAAGTTAAGAGGGATATTGCA AAGATCTAACAGTAACACGGGAAGCTCAGGGCCAGCGCCTCCATCTCCACCTGGCACATCCCCTGCGAATAGGTCCAGTAATCGAAGTCACAAATCCGGAGGCAATGGCAGCCCTTTCACTGGTGGCGGTAGCAGTGATAGAGATGAGAAATCTGGTATAAGTGGTGGAGGCGTTGCAGGCATTGTCATATCAGTTTCAGTGGTTGGAGCAGTTGCAGTTATCTTTAGTATCAAGAAAAGACATAGAAAGTCGTCTACAGACATAGAAAAACTTGACGTTCAGCCAATTGCTCTTCATCCACAAGAAGAACGAG AGAGGAAACTTAGCCAAAATTCCTCCACAACAAGCATGAAAGCTGTTGAAACTCCCACCTCGGCGACTCTAAGACCTCCACCAATCAATCCTCATAAATCCTTTAATGGAGATACTATTTCAGCAAAACCCATTGTTCCTCAGAATGAAACTCATACAGATCAAATGAATGTTTTGCAATATTCATTTGCAGACCTACAGATGGCTACTGATCGCTTCAGTGATGAAAACCTTATTGGCGAGGGATCCATTGGGAGTGTATATCAGGCTCACTTTGATAATGGCGAA GTTCTGACTGTCAAGAAAATTAATTCAACTGAGCTCCGGAATCCTGAAGATTTTCTCAACCAGGTTTCTGACATATCCCGGATGCATCATCCAAATGTGACTGAACTGATTGGTTATTGTTCAGAACACGGGCAGTACCTGCTGATTTATGAATTCTACAGAACTGGTTCTCTGCATGATTTCCTGCAtcggatggatgaagaagacggcACACGACTAACATGGGATAGCAGACTCAAGATTGCACTTGGCACAGCAAGAGCACTAGA GTATCAACACGAAGCTTGTTCGCCATCTTTAGTTCACAAAAATGTCAAATCTGAAAATATTTTACTTGATACTGATCTGAATCCTCATCTATCAGACAGTGGGTTGGCAAACCTTATTGCTGATACAGATCAG GGATTAAATACAGAGTCAGGATATGGCGCACCTGAGGCTGCTATATCTGGAAAGTGTAGCACGAAGAGCGATGTGTACAGCTTTGGAGTGGTTATGTTGGAACTTTTTTCTGGACGAAAACCTTTTGACTG CTCACGACCAAGATCTGAACAGTCTTTAGTTAGATGGGCAACACCTCAGCTCCATGATATTGATGCACTGGAAAAGATGGTCGATCCGGCGCTTGTTGGACTCTATTCTGTTAAATCTCTGTCACGGTTTGCTGATGTTATTGCTCTCTGTGTCCAG CCCGAGCCAGAGTTCCGGCCACCTATGTCAGAAGTGGTTCAAGCATTGGTTCGGCTAGTGCAACGAGCAAACCTGAGCAAGAGGTTACACGGTATTGATCAGGACTGA
- the LOC107812149 gene encoding 26S proteasome regulatory subunit 7 homolog A produces the protein MAPAADIEDEIKDEKNPPPLDEDDIALLKTYGLGPYSTSIKKAEKEIKEMAKKINDLCGIKESDTGLAAPSQWDLVSDKQMMQEEQPLQVARCTKIISPNTEDAKYVINVKQIAKFVVGLGDKVSPTDIEEGMRVGVDRNKYQIQIPLPPKIDPSVTMMTVEEKPDVTYNDVGGCKEQIEKMREVVELPMLHPEKFVKLGIDPPKGVLCYGPPGTGKTLLARAVANRTDACFIRVIGSELVQKYVGEGARMVRELFQMARSKKACIVFFDEVDAIGGARFDDGVGGDNEVQRTMLEIVNQLDGFDARGNIKVLMATNRPDTLDPALLRPGRLDRKVEFGLPDLESRTQIFKIHTRTMNCERDIRFELLARLCPNSTGADIRSVCTEAGMYAIRARRKTVTEKDFLDAVNKVIKGYQKFSATPKYMVYN, from the exons GGTTTGGGACCTTACTCCACGAGCATAAAGAAAGCTgaaaaggaaatcaaagaaatggCCAAAAAGATAAATGATTTATGTG GTATTAAGGAGTCTGACACTGGGCTAGCTGCACCAAGTCAATGGGATCTGGTTTCTGATAAACAGATGATGCAGGAGGAGCAACCCCTTCAG GTTGCTAGATGTACAAAGATAATTAGCCCCAATACTGAAGATGCGaaatatgtgataaatgtcaaGCAAATTGCAAAG TTTGTTGTTGGATTAGGGGACAAAGTTTCACCAACAGATATAGAAGAAGGCATGCGAGTCGG GGTTGATAGGAATAAATATCAGATTCAGATTCCATTGCCTCCCAAAATTGATCCTAGTGTTACCATGATGACAGTTGAGGAAAAGCCTGATGTAACATATAATGATGTTGGTGGATGCAAGGAACAAATTGAAAAGATGAGAGAG GTTGTTGAGTTGCCCATGCTTCATCCTGAAAAGTTTGTGAAACTTGGGATTGACCCCCCAAAGGGTGTTCTCTGTTACGGTCCTCCCGGTACTGGGAAAACACTGCTTGCTAGAGCAGTGGCAAATCGAACAGATGCTTGCTTTATTCGTGTTATTGGTAGTGAGCTTGTTCAGAAGTATGTTGGTGAGGGAGCTAGGATGGTTCGTGAACTTTTCCAG ATGGCACGCTCTAAGAAGGCATGCATTGTCTTTTTCGATGAAGTAGACGCCATTGGAGGTGCAAGATTTGATGATGGTGTAGGCGGAGACAATGAGGTTCAGCGTACCATGCTTGAAATTGTGAACCAACTGGATGGATTTGATGCCCGTGGGAATATTAAAGTTCTCATGGCGACCAATAG GCCTGATACTCTTGATCCAGCATTGCTACGTCCTGGACGTTTGGATCGCAAAGTTGAGTTTGGTCTGCCTGATCTGGAGAGCAGGACCCAGATATTTAAGATTCATACGCGGACAATGAACTGTGAGCGGGATATTCGATTTGAACTTTTGGCACGTCTCTGCCCAAACTCTACTG GAGCTGACATAAGAAGTGTGTGCACGGAGGCTGGAATGTATGCTATTCGAGCGAGGAGGAAAACTGTTACAGAGAAAGACTTCTTAGATGCCGTCAATAAAGTCATTAAAGGATATCAGAAATTCAGTGCAACACCGAAGTACATGGTCTACAATTGA